The following nucleotide sequence is from Pseudomonas putida S13.1.2.
CACACAAACGGAACGTACGGGCATTGCTCATCTCCTGTCACTCAGGTGGACAGGGTACGGCGCATGCCCGTCGCTTCCAAGGCCGTGTTCATTCCGGGCGGGAGAATTCGCAGATGGCACCCGTGGCCCCGTGGGCATAGGCGGCGAGCAGGCTGTTGATGAAGGCAGAGATGGGCATTTGGTATTGCTCCTAAATGAGAGGTTGTCCCATCGTCTAGTAAAAGGGCATGATGTGCTCTTAGATTGGTTGTATACAATCCATTGAACAATTCTACTGGCTGGCCTGTTGACACCCCCCTTGACCCATATCAGCAAGGGGCCGAACGGTTTCAGGCAGTCTCGCAATTGATAAAACCCTGCCAAGGAGATTCATGATGTTTGCGAAAGCTGTAGCGGTATCCCTGCTGACCCTCGCCAGCGCCTCTGTCTTTGCAGCCGAATGCTCGGTGACTGTCGAATCGACGGACCAGATGTCCTATACCACCAAGGAATTCACCGTCGACAAGAGCTGCAAGGAGTTCACCGTCAAACTGACCCACTCCGGCAACCTGCCGAAGAACGTCATGGGCCACAACCTGGTGATCAGCAAGACTACCGACATGCAGGCCATTGCCACTGAAGGCATGACCCAGGGCATCGAAAAGGGCTACCTGAAGGAAGATAACGCCAACATCATCGCCCACACTGCGATGATCGGCGCACCGGAAAAAGAGACCGAAGTGAAGTTCGACACTTCCAAGCTGGAAGCCGGTGGTGACTACAGCTTCTTCTGCACCTTCCCGGGCCACATCTCGATGATGAAAGGCAAGGTCGTCGTCAAGTAATGACAGCTGTGTAGGCCTCTCGGGCCTATTCGCGGGCACGCCCGCTCCCACAGGTTAATCACTGTTTTCAAGGGCAGTGAAAATCCTGTGGGAGCGGGCGTGCCCGCGAAGCTTTTACGGGGCGAACGGCAGTTCGCGCTTGTGCTGGGTCTTGTGGTAGGTAGCAACGATGATGTCGAACGCCGCCTGATCAACCGGCAACCCATGCAGGAAGGCATCGATCTGCTGGTAGGTCACGCCATGCGATGCTTCGTCCGGCTTGCCCGGCTCCAGGTCCTCAAGGTCGGCAGTCGGCACCTTCTCCACCAGTGACTCCG
It contains:
- the azu gene encoding azurin, whose translation is MFAKAVAVSLLTLASASVFAAECSVTVESTDQMSYTTKEFTVDKSCKEFTVKLTHSGNLPKNVMGHNLVISKTTDMQAIATEGMTQGIEKGYLKEDNANIIAHTAMIGAPEKETEVKFDTSKLEAGGDYSFFCTFPGHISMMKGKVVVK